A single window of Lutzomyia longipalpis isolate SR_M1_2022 chromosome 1, ASM2433408v1 DNA harbors:
- the LOC129787504 gene encoding kinase D-interacting substrate of 220 kDa isoform X3 has translation MRQFSGPFEELILNVSRLKLHRFRPSRSKTLNRCESMGAFGYRTLLQYVESNDLQGLKTLLDTRHLPVDDRDENQTTVLMVCATRGMVSFVRELIARGADVQAEDIDNWTPLLCAAKEGHADVVQLLLEHDANQEHRDMGGWSALMWSSYKGHTDVVALLLQRGADVHAHGNYHLGPLLWAAGRGHKEIVEMLVQRGAKVNVGDKYGTTALVWACRKGNAEIVDILLKAGANVDNAGMYSWTPLLVSVAGGHQECVTLLLEKRPNVNALDKDGLTALSIACREGLQDTASALIAAGAYVNIQDRAGDTPLIHAVKGGHRGVVEALLKRHVDIDIQGKERKTALYTAVEKGHTLIVKLLLASNPDVELATKDGDTPLLRAVRNRHLDIVHMLLEKKAKVSAVDRRGDTCLHIAMRARSKAIVEALLRNPKNSKLLYRANKAGETPYGLDTVHQKTILGQVFGARPLNTNEDSEGMLGYELYSSALADVLSEPTLTTPITVGLYAKWGSGKSFLLSKLRDEMKSFARQWAEPPIKAPWLLFTVCLHVCLLLGIVVSLSTWSYVWGISAAGCALVLFYVANLAIKFASRRYDINWAYSFHHGLMKRIGRLRLIMQVAFCHPPGSQGDPHAMPVRFHFAEASSAAPNGEGAVGHMLASLFEAIESHYGSLPTRLFRAFRPKHTSSSHWRWRRMCCMPLILLFELAIAVAVTGTALLILYLSNLDTEHDEAILIAIYALGSVLLVGFVGNLHSWAKAVRALFFSQGRQLKKAMTSADHASLTALGAEVSLMADMIKCLDAFTGQQSRLVGVVDALDSCDTERTLTMLNAIQTLLSSPNRPFVLLLAVDPHVIAKAAEANSRRLFTEGGIGGHDFLRNLVHLPVYLQNSGLRKVQRAQNTALAYRRNTTDAAEDPILSHSASARRLSNASEIMSSQEKLRAPPGTSRGGSKKLRLSESVASSIGSNLHRVGQNPQGTLDMSKILLTDDYFSDVNPRSMRRLMNVIYITVRLLKAFQIDFSWYRLSSWINLTEQWPVRASMIVLQHDQNGDSLDDSTSLQSVYDKVRPKISCLREAAALLELDRDERKLDAFLQLHKADLLVADLRIFLPFTINLDPYLRKVLKEDQQAMEDEGIIIPLKPNIPLNPRTSLPRFPQPYPPYQNIFAAANPAIPVLTYQSYAKPPPVPTVEQPKKKIQSQSSDVSQTALTDILTNVPANLHQIRLSKLNVSGLSDLLQQIDELRPALDSLLPALKQHSISGRVLMHCDLQELKNLLNLSFGHWEIFRLLIITLRNLEKQQPTTATVRVQDDDAIDSQNIQPPTSSASSYSRQKPQSIMEKQVTLEEQMICGALQTLNEEAFEDVVGSERGGSGEKVSDGQIGRVSPSSSWSASPSIVRREPILRPRGSVKSEKKVSIKNEVPINIEYIAEKRHGSTGSFAKILSPGSAGLPAGRPTTFVYATKNEKSEQAEKAFKMTRSYSFDNDSLDKGIELKDISGTPAGSMDEEVQPLVNAAPNKTK, from the exons ATGCGTCAATTTTCTGGACCTTTtgaggaattaattttaaatgtatcCCGCCTTAAGTTGCATCGTTTCAGACCATCGAGATCTAAA ACTCTCAATCGTTGCGAGTCGATGGGGGCATTTGGATACAGGACACTACTACAATATGTGGAATCCAATGATTTGCAAGGGCTCAAAACACTCCTGGACACACGACACCTGCCCGTGGATGATCGAGATGAGAATCAGACGACCGTGCTCATGGTGTGCGCAACCCGTGGCATGGTATCATTCGTCCGGGAGTTGATTGCACGTGGAGCTGATGTTCAA GCCGAGGACATTGATAACTGGACACCCCTGCTGTGTGCCGCAAAGGAAGGTCACGCGGATGTAGTACAACTCCTGCTGGAACATGATGCAAATCAGGAGCATCGAGACATGGGTGGATGGTCTGCCCTAATGTGGAGCTCATACAAGGGACACACGGATGTTGTGGCTCTCCTGCTGCAGCGTGGTGCTGATGTGCATGCACACGGGAACTACCACCTTGGGCCACTTCTGTGGGCAGCTGGGCGGGGGCACAAGGAGATTGTGGAGATGCTGGTGCAGCGTGGTGCCAAAGTGAATGTGGGCGATAAGTATGGGACGACGGCACTTGTTTGGGCGTGCCGGAAGGGTAATGCTGAGATTGTGGACATTCTCCTCAAGGCGGGTGCCAATGTGGACAATGCTGGCATGTACTCGTGGACACCGCTCCTTGTCTCCGTGGCCGGGGGGCATCAGGAGTGTGTGACACTGCTGCTGGAGAAGCGTCCCAATGTGAATGCATTGGACAAGGATGGGCTCACGGCGTTGTCAATTGCATGCCGGGAGGGGCTGCAGGATACAGCATCGGCATTAATTGCGGCCGGAGCTTATGTGAATATTCAAGACCGTGCTGGTGATACGCCACTAATTCATGCTGTCAAGGGGGGGCATCGAGGTGTGGTTGAGGCGCTCCTCAAGCGACATGTGGACATTGATATTCAGGGAAAGGAGCGCAAGACAGCTCTGTATACAGCTGTTGAGAAAGGCCATACGCTAATTGTGAAACTTCTGCTTGCTTCTAATCCGGATGTGGAATTGGCCACAAAAGATGGTGACACACCACTACTCAGAGCTGTCCGGAATCGGCATCTTGACATTGTGCACATGCTGCTGGAGAAGAAGGCTAAAGTTAGTGCAGTGGATAGGAGGGGTGACACGTGCCTTCATATCGCCATGAGGGCACGATCAAAGGCTATCGTTGAGGCGCTACTGCGTAATCCTAAAAATAGCAAACTCCTCTATAGGGCCAACAAGGCAGGTGAAACACCCTATGGACTGGATACGGTGCATCAGAAGACGATTCTAGGGCAG gttTTTGGCGCTAGACCTCTGAATACAAATGAGGATTCTGAGGGAATGTTGGGCTATGAGCTGTACTCCTCAGCTCTTGCGGATGTCCTCAGTGAGCCCACCCTCACAACCCCCATTACAGTGGGTCTGTATGCAAAATGGGGCAGTGGGAAGAGTTTCCTGTTGTCCAAACTTCGGGATGAAATGAAGAGTTTCGCTCGGCAGTGGGCTGAACCACCCATCAAGGCACCCTGGCTACTCTTCACCGTTTGCCTACATGTTTGTCTTCTACTTGGAATCGTTGTGAGTCTCAGCACGTGGTCGTATGTTTGGGGAATATCAGCAGCAGGTTGTGCACTTGTTCTCTTCTACGTAGCTAACTTAGCGATAAAGTTTGCCAGTAGACGGTACGACATCAATTGGGCCTATTCATTCCATCATGGACTAATGAAACGCATCGGAAGGCTTCGGCTCATCATGCAGGTGGCTTTCTGTCATCCACCCGGATCTCAGGGTGACCCCCATGCAATGCCGGTGCGCTTTCACTTTGCCGAAGCAAGTAGTGCTGCTCCAAATGGCGAAGGAGCCGTGGGGCATATGCTAGCGTCGCTCTTTGAAGCCATTGAATCCCACTATGGTTCCCTACCGACGCGTCTCTTTCGCGCCTTTCGTCCCAAACATACATCATCGAGTCACTGGCGATGGAGAAGAATGTGCTGCATGCCACTCATCTTGCTCTTTGAGCTAGCAATAGCAGTTGCAGTAACGGGTACTGCTCTGCTTATTCTCTATCTCAGTAATCTCGACACGGAGCACGATGAAGCCATTCTCATTGCAATCTACGCCTTGGGGTCGGTGCTACTGGTGGGATTTGTGGGGAATCTGCATTCGTGGGCAAAAGCTGTGAGAGCGCTCTTCTTCTCCCAAGGGCGTCAATTGAAGAAAGCCATGACTTCCGCTGATCATGCTTCCCTTACGGCTCTCGGAGCGGAAGTTTCCCTCATGGCGGATATGATAAAG TGTTTGGATGCATTTACGGGACAACAGAGTCGATTAGTTGGTGTGGTCGATGCACTGGATTCATGTGATACGGAGAGAACACTAACAATGCTGAATGCCATTCAAACTCTTCTCTCATCGCCAAATCGTCCATTTGTCCTCCTTTTGGCCGTAGATCCGCATGTGATTGCCAAAGCGGCTGAGGCCAATAGTAGACGTTTGTTTACGGAAGGTGGTATTGGGGGTCATGACTTCCTGCGGAATCTCGTGCATTTGCCGGTGTATCTGCAGAATTCGGGGTTGAGGAAGGTGCAGAGGGCACAGAATACGGCTCTTGCGTACCGAAGGAATACCACAGATGCAGCGGAAGATCCAATATTGAGTCATTCAGCCTCAGCGAGGCGGCTTTCGAATGCATCGGAGATTATGTCGAGTCAGGAGAAGCTACGAGCTCCCCCCGGAACCTCGCGTGGGGGCTCAAAGAAGTTGAGGCTATCGGAATCCGTGGCGAGTTCCATCGGGTCCAATCTCCATCGTGTTGGACAGAATCCTCAGGGTACGCTGGACATGTCGAAGATCCTCCTCACCGATGACTACTTCAGCGATGTCAATCCACGAAGCATGAGGCGCCTAATGAATGTAATCTATATCACGGTGCGCTTGCTGAAAGCATTCCAAATTGACTTCAGCTGGTATCGTTTGAGTTCATGGATCAATCTCACAGAACAATGGCCTGTGAGAGCCAGCATGATTGTTCTGCAGCACGATCAAAATGGTGATTCCCTCGATGACTCAACATCACTCCAGTCAGTGTACGACAA AGTCAGACCGAAGATTAGTTGTTTGCGTGAAGCAGCAGCACTGTTGGAATTGGATCGCGATGAAAGGAAACTCGATGCATTTCTTCAACTTCACAAAGCTGATCTCCTTGTGGCTGATCTAAGGATCTTCCTGCCGTTTACAATAAATCTCGATCCCTACCTGCGAAAGGTCCTTAAAg AGGACCAACAAGCAATGGAGGATGAAGGGATAATCATTCCATTAAAACCAAATATACCGCTGAATCCACGTACTAGTCTTCCGCGCTTTCCGCAGCCTTATCCGCCTTATCAGAATATCTTTGCAGCTGCAAATCCGGCAATCCCAGTGCTAACTTATCAGTCGTATGCAAAACCACCGCCTGTGCCCACGGTTGAGCAGCCGAAGAAGAAGATTCAATCTCAATCCAGTGATGTCTCACAAACTGCTCTCACGGACATTCTAACGAATGTTCCT GCGAATTTGCATCAAATCCGACTATCAAAGTTAAATGTAAGTGGCTTGAGTGATTTACTGCAGCAAATCGATGAGCTGCGACCCGCCTTAGATAGTCTTCTTCCGGCATTGAAGCAACACTCCATTTCTGGTCGTGTCTTAATGCACTGTGATCTTCAAGAgttaaaaaat ttactTAATTTAAGCTTTGGTCATTGGGAAATCTTCAGATTACTCATAATTACACTGAGAAATCTGGAGAAGCAGCAACCAACGACGGCTACGGTGCGCGTGCAAGATGACGATGCCATTGAtagtcaaaatattcaaccACCGACGTCATCGGCTTCGAGCTATTCGCGCCAAAAACCACAGAGTATAATGGAGAAACAG GTTACATTGGAGGAACAGATGATCTGTGGTGCCCTGCAGACGCTCAATGAGGAGGCTTTTGAGGATGTTGTAGGGAGTGAACGTGGTGGTTCGGGGGAGAAGGTGTCAG ATGGGCAAATTGGAAGGGTATCACCGTCGTCCAGTTGGTCCGCATCGCCGTCAATTGTGCGAAGGGAGCCAATTTTGAGGCCACGTGGGAGTGTTAAGTCAGAGAAGAAGGTCTCAATTAAGAATGAGGTGCCCATTAATATTGAATACATTGCAGAGAAGAGGCATGGATCAACGGGATCCTTTGCTAAGATTCTCTCTCCTGGGTCAGCAGGACTTCCAGCAG GACGTCCAACAACATTCGTCTATGCGacgaagaatgaaaaatccgAACAAGCAGAGAAAGCCTTCAAGATGACCCGGTCGTATTCCTTTGATAACGACTCACTGGACAAGGGGATTGAGCTGAAAGACATTTCAGGAACACCAGCCGGATCAATGGATGAAGAAGTTCAACCACTTGTCAACGCTGCGCCAAACAAGACAAAGTGA
- the LOC129787504 gene encoding kinase D-interacting substrate of 220 kDa isoform X2, with protein sequence MSFRANLLEKCEKRRPVVRTVSELSPLNPPANQSTSREEGNFYGSTFSSYLGGFRRNKKSHSAQTLNRCESMGAFGYRTLLQYVESNDLQGLKTLLDTRHLPVDDRDENQTTVLMVCATRGMVSFVRELIARGADVQAEDIDNWTPLLCAAKEGHADVVQLLLEHDANQEHRDMGGWSALMWSSYKGHTDVVALLLQRGADVHAHGNYHLGPLLWAAGRGHKEIVEMLVQRGAKVNVGDKYGTTALVWACRKGNAEIVDILLKAGANVDNAGMYSWTPLLVSVAGGHQECVTLLLEKRPNVNALDKDGLTALSIACREGLQDTASALIAAGAYVNIQDRAGDTPLIHAVKGGHRGVVEALLKRHVDIDIQGKERKTALYTAVEKGHTLIVKLLLASNPDVELATKDGDTPLLRAVRNRHLDIVHMLLEKKAKVSAVDRRGDTCLHIAMRARSKAIVEALLRNPKNSKLLYRANKAGETPYGLDTVHQKTILGQVFGARPLNTNEDSEGMLGYELYSSALADVLSEPTLTTPITVGLYAKWGSGKSFLLSKLRDEMKSFARQWAEPPIKAPWLLFTVCLHVCLLLGIVVSLSTWSYVWGISAAGCALVLFYVANLAIKFASRRYDINWAYSFHHGLMKRIGRLRLIMQVAFCHPPGSQGDPHAMPVRFHFAEASSAAPNGEGAVGHMLASLFEAIESHYGSLPTRLFRAFRPKHTSSSHWRWRRMCCMPLILLFELAIAVAVTGTALLILYLSNLDTEHDEAILIAIYALGSVLLVGFVGNLHSWAKAVRALFFSQGRQLKKAMTSADHASLTALGAEVSLMADMIKCLDAFTGQQSRLVGVVDALDSCDTERTLTMLNAIQTLLSSPNRPFVLLLAVDPHVIAKAAEANSRRLFTEGGIGGHDFLRNLVHLPVYLQNSGLRKVQRAQNTALAYRRNTTDAAEDPILSHSASARRLSNASEIMSSQEKLRAPPGTSRGGSKKLRLSESVASSIGSNLHRVGQNPQGTLDMSKILLTDDYFSDVNPRSMRRLMNVIYITVRLLKAFQIDFSWYRLSSWINLTEQWPVRASMIVLQHDQNGDSLDDSTSLQSVYDKVRPKISCLREAAALLELDRDERKLDAFLQLHKADLLVADLRIFLPFTINLDPYLRKVLKEDQQAMEDEGIIIPLKPNIPLNPRTSLPRFPQPYPPYQNIFAAANPAIPVLTYQSYAKPPPVPTVEQPKKKIQSQSSDVSQTALTDILTNVPANLHQIRLSKLNVSGLSDLLQQIDELRPALDSLLPALKQHSISGRVLMHCDLQELKNLLNLSFGHWEIFRLLIITLRNLEKQQPTTATVRVQDDDAIDSQNIQPPTSSASSYSRQKPQSIMEKQVTLEEQMICGALQTLNEEAFEDVVGSERGGSGEKVSDGQIGRVSPSSSWSASPSIVRREPILRPRGSVKSEKKVSIKNEVPINIEYIAEKRHGSTGSFAKILSPGSAGLPAGRPTTFVYATKNEKSEQAEKAFKMTRSYSFDNDSLDKGIELKDISGTPAGSMDEEVQPLVNAAPNKTK encoded by the exons ACTCTCAATCGTTGCGAGTCGATGGGGGCATTTGGATACAGGACACTACTACAATATGTGGAATCCAATGATTTGCAAGGGCTCAAAACACTCCTGGACACACGACACCTGCCCGTGGATGATCGAGATGAGAATCAGACGACCGTGCTCATGGTGTGCGCAACCCGTGGCATGGTATCATTCGTCCGGGAGTTGATTGCACGTGGAGCTGATGTTCAA GCCGAGGACATTGATAACTGGACACCCCTGCTGTGTGCCGCAAAGGAAGGTCACGCGGATGTAGTACAACTCCTGCTGGAACATGATGCAAATCAGGAGCATCGAGACATGGGTGGATGGTCTGCCCTAATGTGGAGCTCATACAAGGGACACACGGATGTTGTGGCTCTCCTGCTGCAGCGTGGTGCTGATGTGCATGCACACGGGAACTACCACCTTGGGCCACTTCTGTGGGCAGCTGGGCGGGGGCACAAGGAGATTGTGGAGATGCTGGTGCAGCGTGGTGCCAAAGTGAATGTGGGCGATAAGTATGGGACGACGGCACTTGTTTGGGCGTGCCGGAAGGGTAATGCTGAGATTGTGGACATTCTCCTCAAGGCGGGTGCCAATGTGGACAATGCTGGCATGTACTCGTGGACACCGCTCCTTGTCTCCGTGGCCGGGGGGCATCAGGAGTGTGTGACACTGCTGCTGGAGAAGCGTCCCAATGTGAATGCATTGGACAAGGATGGGCTCACGGCGTTGTCAATTGCATGCCGGGAGGGGCTGCAGGATACAGCATCGGCATTAATTGCGGCCGGAGCTTATGTGAATATTCAAGACCGTGCTGGTGATACGCCACTAATTCATGCTGTCAAGGGGGGGCATCGAGGTGTGGTTGAGGCGCTCCTCAAGCGACATGTGGACATTGATATTCAGGGAAAGGAGCGCAAGACAGCTCTGTATACAGCTGTTGAGAAAGGCCATACGCTAATTGTGAAACTTCTGCTTGCTTCTAATCCGGATGTGGAATTGGCCACAAAAGATGGTGACACACCACTACTCAGAGCTGTCCGGAATCGGCATCTTGACATTGTGCACATGCTGCTGGAGAAGAAGGCTAAAGTTAGTGCAGTGGATAGGAGGGGTGACACGTGCCTTCATATCGCCATGAGGGCACGATCAAAGGCTATCGTTGAGGCGCTACTGCGTAATCCTAAAAATAGCAAACTCCTCTATAGGGCCAACAAGGCAGGTGAAACACCCTATGGACTGGATACGGTGCATCAGAAGACGATTCTAGGGCAG gttTTTGGCGCTAGACCTCTGAATACAAATGAGGATTCTGAGGGAATGTTGGGCTATGAGCTGTACTCCTCAGCTCTTGCGGATGTCCTCAGTGAGCCCACCCTCACAACCCCCATTACAGTGGGTCTGTATGCAAAATGGGGCAGTGGGAAGAGTTTCCTGTTGTCCAAACTTCGGGATGAAATGAAGAGTTTCGCTCGGCAGTGGGCTGAACCACCCATCAAGGCACCCTGGCTACTCTTCACCGTTTGCCTACATGTTTGTCTTCTACTTGGAATCGTTGTGAGTCTCAGCACGTGGTCGTATGTTTGGGGAATATCAGCAGCAGGTTGTGCACTTGTTCTCTTCTACGTAGCTAACTTAGCGATAAAGTTTGCCAGTAGACGGTACGACATCAATTGGGCCTATTCATTCCATCATGGACTAATGAAACGCATCGGAAGGCTTCGGCTCATCATGCAGGTGGCTTTCTGTCATCCACCCGGATCTCAGGGTGACCCCCATGCAATGCCGGTGCGCTTTCACTTTGCCGAAGCAAGTAGTGCTGCTCCAAATGGCGAAGGAGCCGTGGGGCATATGCTAGCGTCGCTCTTTGAAGCCATTGAATCCCACTATGGTTCCCTACCGACGCGTCTCTTTCGCGCCTTTCGTCCCAAACATACATCATCGAGTCACTGGCGATGGAGAAGAATGTGCTGCATGCCACTCATCTTGCTCTTTGAGCTAGCAATAGCAGTTGCAGTAACGGGTACTGCTCTGCTTATTCTCTATCTCAGTAATCTCGACACGGAGCACGATGAAGCCATTCTCATTGCAATCTACGCCTTGGGGTCGGTGCTACTGGTGGGATTTGTGGGGAATCTGCATTCGTGGGCAAAAGCTGTGAGAGCGCTCTTCTTCTCCCAAGGGCGTCAATTGAAGAAAGCCATGACTTCCGCTGATCATGCTTCCCTTACGGCTCTCGGAGCGGAAGTTTCCCTCATGGCGGATATGATAAAG TGTTTGGATGCATTTACGGGACAACAGAGTCGATTAGTTGGTGTGGTCGATGCACTGGATTCATGTGATACGGAGAGAACACTAACAATGCTGAATGCCATTCAAACTCTTCTCTCATCGCCAAATCGTCCATTTGTCCTCCTTTTGGCCGTAGATCCGCATGTGATTGCCAAAGCGGCTGAGGCCAATAGTAGACGTTTGTTTACGGAAGGTGGTATTGGGGGTCATGACTTCCTGCGGAATCTCGTGCATTTGCCGGTGTATCTGCAGAATTCGGGGTTGAGGAAGGTGCAGAGGGCACAGAATACGGCTCTTGCGTACCGAAGGAATACCACAGATGCAGCGGAAGATCCAATATTGAGTCATTCAGCCTCAGCGAGGCGGCTTTCGAATGCATCGGAGATTATGTCGAGTCAGGAGAAGCTACGAGCTCCCCCCGGAACCTCGCGTGGGGGCTCAAAGAAGTTGAGGCTATCGGAATCCGTGGCGAGTTCCATCGGGTCCAATCTCCATCGTGTTGGACAGAATCCTCAGGGTACGCTGGACATGTCGAAGATCCTCCTCACCGATGACTACTTCAGCGATGTCAATCCACGAAGCATGAGGCGCCTAATGAATGTAATCTATATCACGGTGCGCTTGCTGAAAGCATTCCAAATTGACTTCAGCTGGTATCGTTTGAGTTCATGGATCAATCTCACAGAACAATGGCCTGTGAGAGCCAGCATGATTGTTCTGCAGCACGATCAAAATGGTGATTCCCTCGATGACTCAACATCACTCCAGTCAGTGTACGACAA AGTCAGACCGAAGATTAGTTGTTTGCGTGAAGCAGCAGCACTGTTGGAATTGGATCGCGATGAAAGGAAACTCGATGCATTTCTTCAACTTCACAAAGCTGATCTCCTTGTGGCTGATCTAAGGATCTTCCTGCCGTTTACAATAAATCTCGATCCCTACCTGCGAAAGGTCCTTAAAg AGGACCAACAAGCAATGGAGGATGAAGGGATAATCATTCCATTAAAACCAAATATACCGCTGAATCCACGTACTAGTCTTCCGCGCTTTCCGCAGCCTTATCCGCCTTATCAGAATATCTTTGCAGCTGCAAATCCGGCAATCCCAGTGCTAACTTATCAGTCGTATGCAAAACCACCGCCTGTGCCCACGGTTGAGCAGCCGAAGAAGAAGATTCAATCTCAATCCAGTGATGTCTCACAAACTGCTCTCACGGACATTCTAACGAATGTTCCT GCGAATTTGCATCAAATCCGACTATCAAAGTTAAATGTAAGTGGCTTGAGTGATTTACTGCAGCAAATCGATGAGCTGCGACCCGCCTTAGATAGTCTTCTTCCGGCATTGAAGCAACACTCCATTTCTGGTCGTGTCTTAATGCACTGTGATCTTCAAGAgttaaaaaat ttactTAATTTAAGCTTTGGTCATTGGGAAATCTTCAGATTACTCATAATTACACTGAGAAATCTGGAGAAGCAGCAACCAACGACGGCTACGGTGCGCGTGCAAGATGACGATGCCATTGAtagtcaaaatattcaaccACCGACGTCATCGGCTTCGAGCTATTCGCGCCAAAAACCACAGAGTATAATGGAGAAACAG GTTACATTGGAGGAACAGATGATCTGTGGTGCCCTGCAGACGCTCAATGAGGAGGCTTTTGAGGATGTTGTAGGGAGTGAACGTGGTGGTTCGGGGGAGAAGGTGTCAG ATGGGCAAATTGGAAGGGTATCACCGTCGTCCAGTTGGTCCGCATCGCCGTCAATTGTGCGAAGGGAGCCAATTTTGAGGCCACGTGGGAGTGTTAAGTCAGAGAAGAAGGTCTCAATTAAGAATGAGGTGCCCATTAATATTGAATACATTGCAGAGAAGAGGCATGGATCAACGGGATCCTTTGCTAAGATTCTCTCTCCTGGGTCAGCAGGACTTCCAGCAG GACGTCCAACAACATTCGTCTATGCGacgaagaatgaaaaatccgAACAAGCAGAGAAAGCCTTCAAGATGACCCGGTCGTATTCCTTTGATAACGACTCACTGGACAAGGGGATTGAGCTGAAAGACATTTCAGGAACACCAGCCGGATCAATGGATGAAGAAGTTCAACCACTTGTCAACGCTGCGCCAAACAAGACAAAGTGA